One part of the Streptomyces sp. AM 2-1-1 genome encodes these proteins:
- a CDS encoding DUF485 domain-containing protein, translating to MHPEHDESPAHREPHRLPPPPPPFQRDYLLPWQSSPPPVPPPPRRPGPRGTRAQAPGRHRDLRRLRTSYRTLRRRSAVTVLGFFTVFLALSAYAPTLMARDAGFGGLTIGLLLALVQLPLVLLSLVRYERTARRTVDPLAAELRQRGRRTDPVVRPSSWGTDR from the coding sequence ATGCACCCCGAGCACGACGAGTCCCCCGCGCACCGGGAGCCGCATCGGCTCCCGCCTCCTCCGCCGCCGTTCCAGCGGGACTACCTGCTTCCCTGGCAGAGTTCCCCGCCGCCGGTTCCGCCGCCACCGCGCCGCCCCGGGCCGAGGGGGACGCGTGCGCAGGCGCCGGGCCGCCACCGGGATCTGCGGCGGCTGCGCACCTCGTACCGGACGCTGCGGCGGCGCTCCGCCGTCACGGTGCTCGGCTTCTTCACCGTCTTCCTGGCTCTCTCCGCGTACGCACCCACACTGATGGCCCGGGACGCCGGCTTCGGCGGTCTCACGATCGGGCTGCTCCTCGCGCTGGTCCAACTACCCCTCGTCCTGCTCTCCTTGGTGCGGTACGAGCGCACCGCACGGCGCACCGTGGATCCGCTCGCCGCCGAGCTGCGGCAGCGCGGCCGGCGTACCGATCCCGTCGTCCGGCCGAGCAGTTGGGGAACCGACCGGTGA